Genomic window (Nitrospirota bacterium):
TGAACCGGAAAGAGAGAAGAATATATGAACAGGCTCAAGAAGATACCCAAGTTTAAAAGCGAAGCAGAGGAGTCTGCGTTCTGGGCAATGCATGATTCCACTGAGTACGTTGACTACTCGACGGCAAAACGGGTTGTTTTCCCCAATTTAAGACCGACCACCAGGACTATTTCGATTCGTCTGCCCGAATCACTTATTGAACATCTTAAGTTGCTTGCGAACAAGCGGGATGTTCCCTATCAGTCGC
Coding sequences:
- a CDS encoding BrnA antitoxin family protein; this translates as MNRLKKIPKFKSEAEESAFWAMHDSTEYVDYSTAKRVVFPNLRPTTRTISIRLPESLIEHLKLLANKRDVPYQSLLKIFLSEKVEEELHGAVK